The following are from one region of the Pectobacterium actinidiae genome:
- the moaB gene encoding molybdenum cofactor biosynthesis protein B, translating to MSKVSSEFVSLNLAVLTVSERRSAEDDTSGDYLREAAQSSGHRIVDSAIVKENLYQIRAQVSAWIASDEVQGILINGGTGFTAGDVVPEAIGVLFDREIEGFGELFRMVSYEDIGTATLQSRALAGLANQTVIFAMPGSTRACRTAWERIIQEQLDARQKPCNFYPHLKKSS from the coding sequence ATGAGCAAAGTCAGCAGCGAATTCGTTTCTCTCAATCTTGCGGTTTTGACCGTTTCCGAACGTCGTAGCGCGGAAGATGACACATCCGGCGACTATCTGCGCGAAGCGGCACAGTCCTCAGGGCATCGCATTGTCGATAGCGCTATTGTGAAAGAGAATCTGTACCAGATTCGGGCACAGGTTTCGGCGTGGATTGCCAGCGATGAGGTGCAGGGCATTTTGATTAATGGCGGCACGGGCTTTACCGCAGGGGATGTGGTGCCGGAAGCCATTGGCGTCTTGTTCGATCGGGAAATTGAAGGTTTCGGCGAGCTGTTTCGTATGGTGTCGTACGAAGATATAGGGACGGCGACGCTGCAATCCCGTGCGCTTGCCGGTCTGGCTAACCAGACGGTGATTTTTGCCATGCCGGGTTCGACTCGTGCCTGTCGGACCGCATGGGAACGCATCATTCAGGAACAGTTGGATGCGCGCCAGAAGCCGTGCAATTTTTACCCGCACTTGAAAAAATCCTCTTAA
- the moaC gene encoding cyclic pyranopterin monophosphate synthase MoaC, with translation MSSSKSMASSLTPQLTHINAAGEAAMVDVSAKVETVREARAEAFVEMAPQTLAMIIAGSHHKGDVFATARIAGIQAAKRTWELIPLCHPLLLSKVAVELEAQPEHNRVRIESVCRLTGKTGVEMEALTAASVAALTIYDMCKAVQKDMVIGPVRLLAKSGGKSGDFTAEGA, from the coding sequence ATGTCATCATCTAAATCTATGGCGTCATCACTGACGCCACAATTGACCCACATTAACGCCGCTGGCGAAGCCGCAATGGTGGATGTTTCCGCCAAAGTTGAAACCGTGCGTGAAGCCCGCGCGGAAGCGTTTGTTGAAATGGCACCGCAGACGCTGGCGATGATTATTGCTGGCAGCCACCACAAGGGCGACGTGTTCGCTACTGCACGCATCGCCGGGATTCAGGCGGCGAAACGCACCTGGGAACTGATTCCGCTTTGTCATCCTCTGCTGCTGAGCAAAGTTGCTGTCGAGCTGGAGGCGCAGCCGGAGCACAATCGGGTTCGTATCGAATCCGTGTGTCGCCTGACGGGGAAAACGGGCGTGGAGATGGAGGCGCTGACGGCGGCTTCCGTCGCCGCCCTGACCATCTATGACATGTGCAAGGCCGTGCAGAAAGACATGGTGATTGGTCCCGTGCGCCTGCTGGCGAAAAGCGGCGGCAAATCCGGCGACTTTACGGCGGAGGGCGCATGA
- the moaD gene encoding molybdopterin synthase sulfur carrier subunit, which translates to MITILFFAQVRELIETDSLSLPAEYATVEDVRQALCQRGARWALALESGKLLAAVNQSLVELTHPLQDGDEVAFFPPVTGG; encoded by the coding sequence ATGATTACGATTCTGTTTTTTGCACAAGTCCGTGAACTGATCGAGACAGACAGCCTGTCGCTGCCTGCTGAGTATGCCACCGTAGAGGATGTCCGACAGGCGCTTTGCCAACGCGGCGCACGCTGGGCGCTGGCACTGGAATCCGGCAAGCTGCTGGCCGCGGTGAATCAGTCGCTGGTTGAGCTCACGCACCCGTTACAGGATGGCGATGAAGTGGCGTTTTTCCCTCCGGTAACAGGAGGTTAA
- the moaE gene encoding molybdopterin synthase catalytic subunit MoaE, whose protein sequence is MADTRILVGEENFNVGDEYQWLAQCDEDGAVVTFTGKVRNHNLAKNVSALTLEHYPGMTEKALAEIVELARERWELPRVSVIHRVGALYPGDEIVFVGVSAAHRSAAFDAAQFIMDYLKTRAPFWKREATPEGERWVESRDSDKQAAQRW, encoded by the coding sequence GTGGCAGACACGCGTATTCTGGTCGGCGAAGAGAACTTCAATGTAGGTGATGAATATCAGTGGCTGGCGCAGTGTGATGAGGACGGCGCGGTGGTGACGTTTACCGGCAAGGTGCGTAACCACAATCTGGCGAAAAATGTTAGCGCATTGACGCTGGAACATTACCCCGGCATGACGGAAAAGGCGCTAGCGGAGATTGTCGAGCTGGCACGCGAGCGCTGGGAACTGCCGCGCGTCAGTGTGATTCATCGGGTGGGTGCACTCTATCCAGGAGATGAAATTGTGTTCGTTGGCGTCAGTGCCGCTCACCGTAGCGCGGCGTTCGATGCTGCCCAGTTCATCATGGATTACCTGAAAACCCGCGCGCCGTTCTGGAAGCGAGAAGCGACGCCGGAGGGTGAACGCTGGGTAGAATCACGCGACAGTGATAAACAGGCCGCGCAGCGCTGGTAG
- a CDS encoding Bax inhibitor-1/YccA family protein gives MDRYPRSGSIVERSQSGLQAYMAQVYGWMTCGLLLTAFVSWYAANTPAVLNFVFSSQITFFGLIIAQLGLVFVISGMVQRLSGTVATSLFMLYSALTGLTLSSIFIMYSGESIASTFVITAGMFGAMSLYGYTTKRDLSGFGSMLFMALIGIVLASLVNLWLKSEALMWAVTYIGVVVFVGLTAYDTQKLKNIGEQLSVDDKDSFRKYSIVGALTLYLDFINLFLMLLRIFGNRR, from the coding sequence ATGGACAGATATCCACGCTCGGGTTCAATCGTTGAACGCTCGCAGTCTGGTCTTCAAGCCTATATGGCGCAGGTTTATGGCTGGATGACCTGTGGCCTGCTGTTGACGGCGTTTGTCTCCTGGTATGCGGCGAATACGCCTGCCGTACTGAATTTCGTTTTCTCCAGCCAGATCACGTTCTTCGGCCTGATCATTGCCCAACTGGGGCTGGTCTTTGTGATTTCTGGCATGGTGCAGCGCCTGAGCGGCACGGTCGCCACGTCGCTGTTTATGCTTTATTCCGCGCTGACGGGGCTGACGCTCTCCAGCATTTTCATCATGTACTCCGGTGAATCCATCGCCAGCACCTTCGTGATTACGGCGGGGATGTTTGGGGCGATGAGCCTGTATGGCTACACCACGAAGCGTGATCTGAGCGGCTTTGGCAGCATGTTGTTCATGGCGCTGATCGGGATTGTGCTGGCTTCGCTGGTGAACCTGTGGCTGAAAAGCGAAGCGCTGATGTGGGCTGTCACCTATATCGGTGTGGTGGTGTTTGTCGGTCTGACCGCGTATGACACCCAGAAGCTGAAAAACATCGGCGAACAGTTGTCCGTTGATGACAAAGACAGCTTCCGTAAATACTCCATCGTGGGCGCGTTGACGCTGTACCTCGACTTCATCAATCTGTTCCTGATGCTGCTGCGTATTTTCGGTAACCGTCGTTAA
- a CDS encoding ABC transporter permease — MLHRLWTLIIKELQSLLRDPQTRSILVLPVILQVSLFPFAATLDVTNATIAIYSEDSGPHAIELTQRFAKAKSFSHVQMLHSPQDVAATLDNQRALLILRFPPQFSRDIASGNSTSLQLILDGRRSNSAQIAANDVQHIVRDYQLALLATGNDTAHNNSELVVRHWYNPNLDYKWFVVPSLIAMIATIGVLIVTALSVAREREQGTLEQLLVSPLSTSQIFIGKAIPALIVATFQATIVLLAGILIFHIPFAGSLLLFYTTMLIYGLSLVGFGLLISSLCSTQQQAFIGVFVFLMPAILLSGYVSPVENMPIWLQHITWINPIRHFTDITKQIYLKDADFSIIWGSLWPLFIITLTTGSAAYAIFRRNIA; from the coding sequence ATGCTACATCGTCTATGGACGTTGATTATCAAGGAACTGCAATCACTGCTGCGCGATCCGCAAACACGCTCCATTCTGGTGTTGCCCGTCATTCTTCAGGTTTCCCTGTTCCCTTTCGCTGCGACGCTCGACGTCACCAATGCGACCATTGCGATTTACAGCGAGGACAGCGGGCCGCATGCGATAGAGCTGACGCAGCGCTTTGCCAAAGCGAAATCCTTTTCACATGTGCAGATGTTGCACAGTCCACAGGACGTCGCTGCTACGCTGGATAATCAGCGTGCGCTTCTCATCCTGCGCTTCCCACCGCAGTTTTCGCGTGATATCGCTAGCGGAAACAGTACATCGCTCCAGCTTATTCTGGATGGCAGACGTTCCAACAGCGCGCAGATTGCCGCCAACGACGTGCAGCACATCGTACGGGATTATCAGTTGGCACTGCTGGCAACCGGCAACGATACAGCGCACAACAACAGTGAACTGGTAGTGCGCCACTGGTATAACCCGAATCTGGACTACAAATGGTTTGTGGTGCCGTCGCTGATTGCCATGATCGCTACTATCGGCGTGCTGATTGTTACGGCGCTGTCGGTGGCGCGTGAGCGGGAACAAGGCACGCTGGAACAACTGCTGGTTTCGCCGCTGTCCACCAGCCAGATCTTCATCGGCAAAGCCATCCCCGCGCTAATTGTCGCCACGTTTCAGGCCACCATCGTGCTGCTGGCGGGCATACTGATTTTCCATATTCCTTTCGCCGGATCGCTGCTGCTGTTTTACACCACAATGCTGATCTATGGCCTGTCGCTGGTGGGCTTTGGCCTGCTGATTTCCTCGCTCTGTTCAACGCAACAGCAGGCGTTTATCGGCGTGTTCGTCTTCCTGATGCCAGCGATCCTGCTTTCCGGCTATGTGTCGCCGGTTGAGAATATGCCGATCTGGTTACAGCACATCACCTGGATTAACCCGATTCGTCACTTCACCGACATCACCAAGCAAATTTACCTTAAGGATGCAGATTTCAGCATTATCTGGGGAAGTCTGTGGCCGCTGTTCATCATCACGCTGACCACCGGCTCGGCAGCCTACGCCATTTTTAGACGGAATATTGCGTAA
- a CDS encoding ABC transporter permease, whose translation MVEQNGAKQDSASQHGSTHLSARRLRALCLKETRQILRDPSSGLIAFVIPLLLLFIFGYGINLDSSRLHVGILMEQQSEDARDLANTFAASPFIEPTVSNNRQLLIQQMQAGRIRGLIVIPTDFAERLARPGDRAPIQIITDGSEPNTANFVQGYAEGIWLLWQQQRAEDRGDTFEQLIEVQSRYWFNPAAISQHFIIPGAITIIMTVIGAILTSLVIAREWERGTMEALLSTQVTRAELLLSKLIPYYFLGMIAMTLCILVSTFIMQVPYRGSLILLFVISSLFLASTLGMGLLISTLTRNQFNAAMVALNAAFLPAIMLSGFIFEIDSMPEFVRGVSYFIPARYFVSTLQTLFLAGNIGTVLMTNLLFLILSAMVFIGLTAWKTRRRLD comes from the coding sequence ATGGTTGAGCAGAATGGAGCTAAACAGGATAGCGCGAGCCAACACGGTAGCACGCACCTTTCTGCACGCCGCCTGCGGGCGCTGTGCCTAAAAGAGACGCGCCAAATCTTGCGTGACCCTAGCAGTGGCCTGATTGCCTTCGTGATTCCGCTGCTACTGCTGTTTATCTTTGGCTACGGCATCAATCTGGATTCCAGCCGCCTGCATGTCGGTATCCTGATGGAGCAACAGAGCGAAGACGCACGCGATTTGGCGAATACCTTCGCGGCGTCGCCGTTTATCGAGCCGACCGTCAGCAATAATCGTCAACTCCTGATTCAACAGATGCAGGCCGGCCGCATTCGCGGGCTGATCGTGATCCCGACCGACTTTGCCGAACGGCTGGCACGACCGGGCGATCGCGCGCCGATCCAGATCATCACCGACGGCAGCGAACCCAACACGGCCAATTTTGTTCAGGGATACGCGGAAGGCATCTGGCTGCTGTGGCAACAGCAACGGGCGGAAGATCGCGGCGACACGTTCGAGCAACTTATCGAGGTGCAATCGCGCTACTGGTTTAATCCAGCCGCCATCAGTCAGCACTTCATCATTCCCGGCGCGATTACCATCATCATGACGGTGATTGGCGCCATCCTCACCTCGCTGGTCATCGCCCGCGAATGGGAACGCGGGACGATGGAGGCACTGCTCTCCACGCAGGTCACCCGCGCCGAGCTGCTGCTGTCCAAACTCATCCCTTATTACTTTCTCGGCATGATCGCCATGACGCTGTGTATTCTGGTGTCAACCTTCATTATGCAGGTGCCCTACCGCGGTTCGCTGATTTTGTTGTTTGTTATCAGCAGCCTGTTTCTTGCCAGCACGCTGGGCATGGGGCTGCTGATCTCCACCCTCACCCGCAATCAGTTCAACGCCGCGATGGTAGCGCTGAATGCCGCATTTCTACCGGCCATCATGCTGTCCGGCTTTATTTTTGAAATCGACAGCATGCCGGAATTTGTCCGCGGCGTGTCGTACTTCATCCCGGCACGCTATTTTGTCAGTACGCTGCAAACGCTGTTTCTCGCGGGAAATATCGGTACGGTGCTGATGACTAACCTGCTGTTTCTCATCCTGTCCGCGATGGTCTTTATTGGCCTGACGGCCTGGAAAACCCGGCGCAGGCTGGATTAG
- a CDS encoding ATP-binding cassette domain-containing protein — protein sequence MTNMPTQIALDGLEKHFAGQEKPALASLSAEIRSGAVTGLVGPDGAGKTTLLRMLAGLLTPSHGTLRVANLDPIKEDRQLHAILGYMPQKFGLYEDLTVMENLTLYADLRGITGAVRKETFARLLSFTDLTRFTDRLAGKLSGGMKQKLGLACTLLGQPKVLLLDEPGVGVDPISRRELWHMVHELADDGMLILWSTSYLDEAEQCRDVLLLNEGELLYRGAPRDLTARMAGRCILIDTGDRRHRDVLQEALRLPQVSDGVIQGQYVRLMLKPDADRASLLSALHLEAGSLNDTDPRFEDAFIDLLGGGPASDSSLASIMPQIDISGGETVIEAQALTKKFGDFAATDHVSFQVKRGEIFGLLGPNGAGKSTTFKMMCGLLVPTDGKALVLDMDLKTSSGKARQHLGYMAQKFSLYGNLTVEQNLRFFSGVYGLTGKAQRDKMASMTEAFNFQPIYRQTPDALPLGFKQRLALACALMHEPDILFLDEPTSGVDPLTRREFWIHINGMVNRGVTVMVTTHFMDEAEYCDRIGLVYRGKLIASGTPDELKHQAASPQTPSPTMEEAFITLIQAYDGEAEHG from the coding sequence ATGACTAACATGCCCACGCAGATCGCGCTGGATGGGCTGGAAAAACACTTTGCCGGACAGGAAAAACCTGCACTTGCCAGCCTCAGCGCCGAGATACGCAGCGGCGCGGTAACCGGATTAGTTGGCCCAGACGGCGCGGGGAAAACCACCCTGCTGCGCATGCTGGCGGGGTTATTAACCCCCAGCCACGGTACGCTGCGCGTGGCGAATCTGGATCCCATCAAAGAAGATCGTCAGCTCCATGCCATTTTGGGCTATATGCCGCAAAAATTCGGGCTGTATGAAGATCTGACGGTGATGGAAAACCTGACGCTATACGCCGACCTACGCGGTATTACTGGCGCTGTGCGCAAAGAAACCTTTGCGCGCCTGCTGTCGTTTACCGATCTGACCCGCTTTACCGACAGGCTCGCGGGCAAACTGTCTGGCGGTATGAAACAGAAACTGGGGTTGGCCTGTACGCTGCTGGGACAGCCTAAGGTACTCCTGCTGGATGAACCGGGCGTGGGCGTCGACCCAATCTCTCGCCGTGAATTGTGGCACATGGTGCACGAACTGGCTGACGACGGCATGTTAATCCTCTGGAGTACCTCTTACCTCGATGAAGCGGAGCAGTGCCGGGATGTGCTGCTGCTGAACGAAGGTGAACTGCTGTATCGCGGTGCGCCACGCGATCTGACTGCACGCATGGCGGGACGCTGTATCCTGATTGATACGGGCGATCGCCGACATCGGGATGTATTACAGGAAGCGCTACGTCTGCCACAGGTCAGCGACGGTGTGATTCAGGGGCAATACGTTCGGTTGATGCTGAAACCCGATGCGGATCGGGCATCGTTACTCTCCGCCTTGCATCTGGAAGCAGGTAGCCTGAACGACACCGATCCGCGTTTTGAAGATGCCTTTATCGATCTGTTGGGCGGTGGCCCAGCCAGCGATTCATCGCTGGCAAGCATCATGCCACAGATTGACATTAGCGGCGGTGAAACGGTGATTGAAGCCCAGGCGCTGACGAAAAAATTTGGTGATTTCGCAGCAACGGATCACGTCAGTTTTCAGGTAAAACGGGGCGAAATTTTCGGCCTGCTCGGCCCAAACGGTGCGGGAAAATCGACTACCTTCAAGATGATGTGCGGCCTGCTGGTGCCGACTGACGGTAAGGCGCTGGTGCTCGATATGGATCTGAAAACCAGCTCCGGCAAAGCCCGCCAGCATTTAGGTTACATGGCGCAGAAGTTCTCGCTCTACGGCAACCTGACCGTCGAACAGAATCTGCGATTTTTCTCTGGCGTCTATGGACTAACGGGCAAAGCACAGCGCGATAAAATGGCGAGCATGACCGAGGCCTTCAACTTCCAGCCAATTTACCGCCAAACGCCGGATGCCCTACCGCTAGGGTTCAAACAGCGACTGGCGCTGGCCTGCGCGCTGATGCATGAGCCCGATATTCTGTTTCTCGATGAACCGACCTCCGGCGTCGATCCGCTCACTCGACGCGAGTTCTGGATACACATCAACGGCATGGTCAATCGCGGTGTCACGGTGATGGTCACCACCCACTTCATGGACGAAGCCGAATACTGCGATCGTATCGGATTGGTGTATCGCGGCAAGCTGATCGCCAGCGGTACGCCGGACGAACTAAAGCATCAGGCGGCCAGCCCACAGACGCCCTCGCCGACGATGGAAGAAGCGTTTATCACGCTGATTCAGGCTTACGATGGGGAGGCGGAACATGGTTGA
- the hlyD gene encoding secretion protein HlyD produces the protein MNKRKLAFAALVLILLGAGYGFYHHQKQQEKPLTLYGNVDIRTVNLAFRVGGRTAELNVDEGDAVQAGQPLATLDAVPYLNAQNQAQANLASAQAQLQLAQEGYRQEEIAQVRSQVVQSQAAYDYANSFYLRQQGLWDKRVISANMLDDARTTRNQALATLQAAKDKLSQFERGNRPQEIAAAQAVVAQAEAGLAQAELDKQDTVLLAPSPGVILTRAVEKGSMLAAGSTVFTLSLTRPVWVRAYVSEKDLGRVVPGSHMLIYTDGRPNQPYHGKIGFVSPSAEFTPKSVETEDLRTDLVYRLRIVVNAPDDGLRQGMPVTLRFEDVPAEDGNRNNQEPVRHD, from the coding sequence ATGAACAAGAGAAAACTGGCGTTCGCCGCCCTCGTCCTTATCCTGCTCGGTGCGGGTTACGGCTTTTATCACCATCAGAAGCAGCAGGAAAAACCGCTCACGCTCTACGGCAATGTCGATATCCGCACCGTCAATCTGGCCTTTCGCGTCGGCGGCAGAACGGCAGAGTTAAATGTAGATGAAGGTGATGCCGTACAGGCAGGTCAGCCGCTGGCAACGCTCGACGCCGTGCCTTATCTGAACGCACAAAACCAGGCACAGGCGAACCTCGCCAGTGCGCAAGCCCAGCTTCAGCTTGCGCAGGAAGGCTACCGGCAGGAAGAGATCGCACAGGTGCGCTCTCAGGTTGTCCAGAGTCAGGCGGCCTATGATTATGCCAACAGCTTCTATCTGCGCCAGCAAGGACTGTGGGATAAACGTGTTATTTCTGCCAACATGCTGGATGACGCCAGAACGACGCGCAATCAAGCGCTTGCGACGCTACAGGCAGCGAAAGACAAACTGAGCCAGTTTGAGCGCGGCAATCGGCCGCAGGAAATCGCCGCTGCACAGGCCGTAGTGGCACAGGCCGAAGCCGGACTGGCACAAGCCGAGTTGGATAAGCAGGATACCGTACTGCTGGCTCCCTCTCCCGGCGTAATCCTCACCCGTGCCGTAGAGAAAGGTAGCATGCTGGCGGCTGGCAGTACCGTTTTCACCCTCTCCCTCACTCGCCCTGTCTGGGTACGCGCCTACGTGAGTGAAAAAGATCTCGGTCGTGTCGTTCCCGGCAGCCACATGCTGATTTATACCGATGGCCGACCTAACCAGCCTTATCATGGCAAAATCGGTTTTGTTTCACCCAGTGCCGAATTCACACCGAAAAGTGTCGAAACGGAAGATTTACGCACCGATCTCGTTTACCGCCTGCGTATTGTCGTCAACGCCCCTGATGACGGTTTACGCCAAGGGATGCCTGTGACGCTGCGTTTTGAAGATGTGCCTGCGGAGGATGGCAACCGCAATAATCAAGAGCCCGTTCGCCATGACTAA
- a CDS encoding TonB-dependent receptor codes for MRTLLALTPCVLIAPAYAQDDTTKKDVASGDEMVITASRSNIQQQKAPQVVTVITKEQIEQQMQVTSDSSQILSNLLPSFSPSRQKMSGSGETFRGRAALVMVDGIPQSNPLRPTGREMHTIDYSMVERIEVIHGANATNGMGATGGVINIITRRPENGSFNQHINVQTTIPTEKIRGETASYKTTYRVDGREDYLDYLFAIGYENQGLYLDGNNRPVGVDNTQGDTMDSRSYDLLAKVGYWLDDYQRVQLSVNRYHIKGDNDYLSVDGVRRLGIPTTSVRGTPPGEAPNNSIWTTGLTYEHHDLAGMKLSALVFNQRYEALFGATLSDTFQDTSIAPRGTLYDQSRSVANKYGTKLALTKDDLLDDTLKVTVGFDTLYDKGKQDLYLTKRTYVPEMEYTNYSPFVQAEYQLLDNVTLHAGVRHEIAKLQVNDYRTLASSTASQADNSVSVAGGSPKFNETLYNAGIVYAATDSLSLFANYSEGFGMPDVGRALRAIDQPGISLKNFDGFKPIVTDNVETGFRFKRDKFDFEASYYESKSKLGERVLAQGDVFVSQRQRTQIRGVEVSAGYQINEQHKINASYAHSEGKYDSNGDGKVDKKFNGLNIAPDRLITSWSANWNDQWSSFVQANYAFGRSFDDAGMAFDGYLLMDAAVGYKLPYGRLNVAVANLLDKQYITYYSQAALNNNTRYFSGRGRTVTLGYSIDF; via the coding sequence ATGCGCACTTTACTCGCATTGACACCATGCGTGCTGATTGCTCCGGCGTATGCACAGGATGACACGACTAAAAAGGATGTGGCGAGCGGCGATGAGATGGTCATTACCGCCTCACGCTCGAATATCCAGCAGCAGAAAGCGCCGCAGGTGGTCACGGTGATTACCAAAGAGCAAATTGAGCAGCAGATGCAGGTCACTTCCGACTCGTCGCAAATTCTGAGCAATTTGCTGCCCTCGTTCTCCCCTAGCCGTCAGAAAATGAGCGGCAGCGGTGAAACTTTCCGTGGTCGTGCCGCGCTGGTCATGGTCGACGGTATTCCGCAATCCAACCCGTTGCGCCCCACTGGGCGTGAGATGCACACGATAGATTACTCGATGGTCGAGCGTATCGAAGTCATTCACGGCGCGAACGCCACCAACGGAATGGGAGCAACAGGTGGGGTGATTAACATCATTACCCGTCGCCCGGAAAACGGCTCATTTAATCAGCACATCAATGTGCAAACCACGATCCCGACGGAAAAGATTCGCGGCGAAACCGCCAGCTATAAGACGACTTATCGGGTCGACGGACGTGAAGATTATCTCGACTACCTGTTCGCGATTGGCTATGAGAATCAGGGGCTGTATCTGGACGGTAACAATCGTCCTGTCGGCGTGGATAACACGCAGGGCGATACGATGGACTCCCGCTCCTATGACCTGTTAGCGAAAGTTGGATACTGGCTGGATGACTATCAGCGCGTTCAACTGAGCGTGAACCGCTACCATATCAAAGGTGACAATGACTACCTTAGCGTCGACGGCGTGCGCAGGCTCGGTATTCCTACCACGTCGGTACGCGGTACACCGCCGGGTGAGGCACCGAATAACAGCATTTGGACAACGGGCTTAACCTATGAACACCACGATCTGGCAGGGATGAAGCTGTCCGCGTTGGTGTTTAATCAGCGCTATGAGGCACTGTTTGGTGCAACCTTGTCGGATACCTTCCAGGATACGTCCATTGCTCCCCGTGGTACGCTTTACGATCAGTCCCGCTCCGTTGCCAATAAGTACGGTACTAAGCTGGCGTTGACCAAAGACGATCTGCTGGATGACACGCTGAAAGTCACAGTAGGTTTCGATACGTTATACGATAAGGGCAAGCAAGATCTCTACCTGACCAAGCGCACCTATGTGCCGGAGATGGAATACACCAACTATTCACCGTTTGTTCAGGCTGAATATCAACTGCTGGATAACGTCACGTTACACGCGGGCGTACGCCATGAAATCGCCAAACTTCAGGTTAATGATTATCGAACGCTGGCATCCAGTACGGCCTCTCAGGCAGATAATAGTGTATCCGTAGCAGGGGGGAGTCCGAAATTTAATGAGACACTGTATAACGCTGGTATTGTTTATGCGGCGACGGATTCCCTCAGCCTGTTTGCCAACTACTCGGAAGGGTTTGGCATGCCGGATGTGGGTCGTGCGTTGCGTGCCATTGATCAACCCGGTATTAGCCTGAAAAATTTTGACGGCTTTAAGCCGATTGTGACGGATAACGTAGAGACGGGTTTCCGCTTTAAACGTGATAAGTTTGACTTTGAAGCCAGCTACTATGAGTCCAAATCAAAACTGGGCGAACGCGTTCTGGCACAAGGTGATGTCTTTGTGTCCCAGCGTCAGCGTACCCAGATCCGTGGGGTAGAAGTCAGTGCCGGCTACCAGATTAACGAGCAGCATAAAATCAATGCCTCTTACGCCCATAGCGAGGGGAAATATGACAGCAATGGTGATGGCAAGGTGGATAAGAAATTCAACGGCTTGAATATCGCACCGGATCGCCTCATCACCAGCTGGTCAGCGAATTGGAATGACCAATGGAGCTCATTCGTGCAGGCGAATTATGCCTTTGGCCGCAGCTTTGACGATGCGGGCATGGCGTTTGACGGCTATCTGCTGATGGATGCGGCGGTGGGATACAAACTGCCTTATGGTCGCCTCAATGTTGCGGTGGCTAACCTGCTGGATAAGCAATACATCACGTATTACTCACAGGCTGCACTGAATAACAACACGCGCTATTTCTCCGGGCGTGGACGCACGGTGACGCTGGGTTATTCGATTGATTTCTAA